One Labeo rohita strain BAU-BD-2019 chromosome 12, IGBB_LRoh.1.0, whole genome shotgun sequence genomic region harbors:
- the patl2 gene encoding LOW QUALITY PROTEIN: protein PAT1 homolog 2 (The sequence of the model RefSeq protein was modified relative to this genomic sequence to represent the inferred CDS: deleted 1 base in 1 codon) produces the protein MGDSEHPEKTGEPVPDASWPENGDQWSDKGEEEGGGGGEEDECGLLQEMAEEDEDIDLYNEETFGLDEATSGDNPDADPMDLLLLCSNNSPTPRSSPPPPPPPSPPRRSPSPHISRSPSRPGSCVWPHTPTGRSQRGRAGRGQLFDDPAVVKTVEGRPSLKSLDSAIVDCSLSSYWEDLNSNTWMIAPLKSSRPPTPSILQDQAIVGVIDGSRHGRVPPVSPNFVSPNFLSPMRPYSTSRGRRGHPFVGSFNQRCHYQAQKNPMGPCSPFRPQRLFSPQQQYNQPRGFLSPSRPPLSTPMPHTPKLMTLQFGTDSPRPVPFYSPSANIMQGFRAPGPVAQFHPQHKRLLSQRQQRPLRKPVSWDPYSQIMTDKEKEWIIRLQMIQLQSENPHLDDYYYQEYYQRMETKLAEEEYLGDRLKKEPPKLTTPYVTKTLSYIPVVHIEGSLGQVAVSTCFSPRRAIDAVHANTPDEEHKDTRQQRLEVLSTIEKLYMVLLEVEEADKMKATVSDKDEEKRLTQNIKRKVEQLYNELRCTNLLDSGEEFLSCLLISKGKRMLARLLPFLSHDASLHVLSVVTKNLPVLMSRDTDEALPVLYPSLRAVIDRLAFSQLIRILKEFTASLPDSKDTRLTLACQNKFGLSLLYALLSQGERLLSSDLPMEPSIGDFETWTDTVFHVARQLSQTTLVEPLLLPSNLLTLFCRYLDKRTVHQLKNNMESATGYLAVAS, from the exons ATGGGTGACTCTGAACATCCC GAGAAAACCGGGGAACCCGTTCCTGATGCCAGTTGGCCAGAGAATGGGGATCAGTGGAGCGATAAAGGAGAAGAggagggaggaggaggagga gaggaggatgaatGTGGACTATTGCAGGAAATGGCTGAAGAAGATGAGGACATTGACCTCTACAATGAGGAGACATTTGGCTTgg ATGAAGCCACAAGTGGTGATAATCCAGATGCTGACCCTATGGATCTCCTGCTGCTGTGTAGCAATAACTCCCCAACACCACGGTCTTCACCTcctccaccaccaccaccatctCCACCTCGCAGATCACCTTCCCCTCACATTTCCCGTTCACCCTCCAGACCAGGATCTTGCGTTTGGCCCCACACTCCAACTGGCCGGTCTCAGAGAGGTAGAGCAGGCCGAGGGCAGCTGTTTGATGACCCAGCTGTGGTGAAGACTGTGGAAGGTCGACCAAGCTTGAAG AGTCTTGATAGTGCCATTGTGGATTGCAGCCTCAGCTCCTACTGGGAGGACCTCAATTCAAATACA TGGATGATAGCACCTCTAAAGTCCAGCAGGCCACCTACGCCGTCTATACTTCAG GACCAGGCAATTGTGGGAGTCATTGATGGATCAAGACATGGCAGGGTCCCACCTGTGTCTCCAAATTTTGTGTCTCCAAACTTTCTGTCTCCTATGCGCCCTTATTCCACTAGCCGGGGCAGGAGAGGACATCCTTTTGTTGGTTCCTTTAATCAGAGATGTCATTATCAG GCACAAAAGAATCCCATGGGCCCTTGCTCTCCCTTTCGTCCCCAAAGACTCTTTTCACCCCAGCAACAATACAACCAG CCTAGAGGTTTTCTGTCACCTTCCCGTCCTCCTCTCTCTACCCCAATGCCCCACACACCCAAACTCATGACTTTGCAATTTGGGACTGACTCCCCCAGGCCTGTTCCATTCTACAGCCCTTCTGCCAACATCATGCAGGGCTTCAG AGCACCAGGTCCAGTTGCCCAGTTCCATCCCCAGCATAAGCGGCTTTTGAGTCAACGACAACAGAGACCTCTCAG AAAGCCAGTAAGCTGGGACCCATATTCCCAAATCATGACTGATAAAGAAAAGGAATGGATAATCAGGCTGCAGATGATTCAGCTACAGAGTGAAAATCCACATCTGGATGACTACTATTACCAG GAGTACTATCAGAGGATGGAAACCAAACTTGCTGAAGAGGAGTATTTGGGTGACCGGTTAAAGAAGGAACCACCTAAACTCACAACCCCATATGTTACCAAAACACTCTCGTATATCCCAG TTGTCCACATTGAAGGTTCACTCGGGCAGGTTGCAGTGTCTACTTGTTTCTCTCCTAGACGAGCAATTGATGCTGTTCATGCGAACACACCTGATGAG GAGCACAAAGACACTAGACAGCAAAGGTTGGAGGTGTTGAGCACTATTGAGAAG TTGTACATGGTTTTGTTAGAAGTTGAAGAGGCAGATAAGATGAAGGCAACAGTGTCTGACAAAGATGAGGAAAAGCGGTTGACACAGAACATTAAGAGGAAGGTGGAACAGCTGTACAATGAGCTGCGATGCACTAATCTATT GGACTCTGGAGAGGAATTTCTCTCCTGTCTACTAATATCAAAAGGAAAGCGGATGCTCGCCAGACTCCTTCCCTTCCTGTCACATGATGCATCTCTGCATGTCCTGAGCGTGGTGACCAAAAACCTCCCAGTACTGATGAGCAGGGATACAGATGAG GCTCTGCCTGTTCTGTATCCATCCCTCCGTGCCGTGATTGATCGTCTTGCGTTCAGTCAACTAATCAGAATTCTCAAAGAGTTCACCGCATCACTGCCTGACTCAAAAGACACACGGTTAACACTGGCCTGTCAAAACAAG TTTGGTCTGTCGCTGCTGTACGCTTTGCTCTCGCAGGGGGAAAGGCTTTTATCTTCTGACCTTCCCATGGAGCCCAGCATTGGAGACTTTGAAAcctg GACGGATACAGTATTCCATGTGGCCCGGCAGCTATCCCAAACAACACTTGTTGAGCCACTTCTTCTGCCCTCCAACCTGCTAACACTGTTCTGTCGATATCTGGACAAGCGGACCGTACATCAACTAAAGAACAACATGGA ATCAGCTACAGGATATCTGGCTGTAGCATCATAA